A window of Bacteroidia bacterium genomic DNA:
TCGGTTAGAGGATGTATGGTTATTAAACCTTATGGTTATGCAATTTGGGAAAATATGCAACATATACTTGACGGGATGTTTAAAAAAACCGGACATTCAAATGCTTACTTTCCACTTTTTATACCAAAATCTTTTTTTAGTAAAGAAGCCAGTCATGTTGAGGGTTTTGCTAAAGAATGTGCAGTAGTTACTCATTACAGATTAAAAAATTCGCCTGATGGTAAGGGTGTTATAGTTGATGAAACTGCAAAACTTGAAGAAGAATTAATTGTACGCCCAACTTCGGAGACAATAATCTGGAATACTTATAAAAACTGGATTCAATCCTATCGTGATTTACCAATTTTAGTCAACCAATGGGCAAATGTTGTTAGATGGGAAATGCGAACAAGATTATTTTTAAGAACTGCTGAGTTTTTATGGCAAGAAGGTCATACTGCACATGCTACAAGTGAAGATGCAATTGAAGAAACAAAAAAAATGATAAATGTTTATTCTGATTTTGCAGAAAACTTTTTAGGAATTCCAGTAATTATAGGCACAAAATCTGATTCTGAAAGATTTGCAGGTGCTATTGATACTTATTGCATTGAGGCACTTATGCAGGACGGGAAAGCACTTCAGGCAGGAACTTCGCATTTTCTAGGGCAGAATTTTGCTAAAGCTTTTGATGTTAAGTTTACTTCAAAAGAAGGTCAATTAGAATATGTTTGGGCTACTTCATGGGGTGTTTCGACAAGATTAATTGGTGCTTTAATTATGACACATAGTGATAACAACGGACTTGTTTTACCTCCTAAAATAGCTCCTATACAAGTTGTTATTGTTCCTATTTACAAAACAGAAGAAGAGCAGATAAAAGTAGTAAACAAAGGAAAAGAACTTAAAGAACAACTTGAAAATGCTGGACTGACTGTCAAGCTTGACGATAGAGATACACATAAGCCTGGTTGGAAATTTGCCGAATACGAATTAAAAGGTATTCCTGTTAGAATAGCTATTGGTCCAAGAGATATTGACAATGGAACAATTGAAATTGCCAGACGTGACACCTTAGAAAAGTCTTCAGTTTCTTCTGAAAATATTTCTGAATATGTATTAAATCTATTGGACGAAATTCAAAAAAATATATTCAATAAAGCTAAGTTATTTAGAGAAAAAAGCACTCGTAAAATTGACAGTTACGATGAATTTAAAGTGGCAATAGAAAATGGAGGTTTTTTTGAAGCACATTGGGACGGAACAGCAGAAACTGAGGCAAAAATAAAGGAAGAAACCAAAGCTACAATCAGATGTATTCCTTTAAATACTAGCAACGAAGAAGGTTTTTGCATGGTTACGGGCAAACCTTCAAAAAAGCGGGTACTTTTTGCAAGAGCGTATTAATATTTTTTTATATCTTTACCTCTTTACAATTCTTTAATAAAGAAATATTATCACTTATTCATGAATAAGAAAGAAGACAAAAAGGTAAAATCATTAATATTAACTACTTTAAAAGATAAAACTCTTGTTAAACAGCAAGTGCTTGAAAATACTGTTGCTGCTTTTTCCTTAGTAAAACAAACACTAAATGAAATTACTACTGAATATAATGAAGCTATAAAAAGCCAAAAACCCGGTTTCCAAATTGAACATAATGATAA
This region includes:
- a CDS encoding proline--tRNA ligase, with protein sequence MAKVLTTKEENYSQWYNDIVNKADLAENSSVRGCMVIKPYGYAIWENMQHILDGMFKKTGHSNAYFPLFIPKSFFSKEASHVEGFAKECAVVTHYRLKNSPDGKGVIVDETAKLEEELIVRPTSETIIWNTYKNWIQSYRDLPILVNQWANVVRWEMRTRLFLRTAEFLWQEGHTAHATSEDAIEETKKMINVYSDFAENFLGIPVIIGTKSDSERFAGAIDTYCIEALMQDGKALQAGTSHFLGQNFAKAFDVKFTSKEGQLEYVWATSWGVSTRLIGALIMTHSDNNGLVLPPKIAPIQVVIVPIYKTEEEQIKVVNKGKELKEQLENAGLTVKLDDRDTHKPGWKFAEYELKGIPVRIAIGPRDIDNGTIEIARRDTLEKSSVSSENISEYVLNLLDEIQKNIFNKAKLFREKSTRKIDSYDEFKVAIENGGFFEAHWDGTAETEAKIKEETKATIRCIPLNTSNEEGFCMVTGKPSKKRVLFARAY